One Betta splendens chromosome 5, fBetSpl5.4, whole genome shotgun sequence genomic window, ACACACTGTcatgttttctctcctcatacAATTACTGACAGCTACTAATCAAGCTTTTGATggttttgattgacagctggacACCTCTTGACAGGTTGGCAccattaataaatcatttcaaTTCATAAGCTGTGAGCTGAGAGGGCATATGTGAAATCTAAAGGCGACTGTAAAGCTCCTAATGGTTAAAGGCCTACAGTTCGTCCCTGACACTGTCACACAACTGTATGAGCTGAGGGAATGAATTATGAAACGGGTTCTTGCACTAGTTTTGCATAGGAAAAAATAGGAATAGGTACATTGATTAAAACAAATGGGCATGTTGTTTAATGGTAAGTTTTGCagtagtttatttttaaatcagcCATGCTATAATATTTTAACTTTCACAGATTGTTCAGTACATCTGTAGTTATTTGTATAGTGTGAATTGATTCACAGTCGTTTGCAGCTTTTGCCTACGTCTCAGCTGGTGTCTTCATTCTGTcattgttaaatatttaaagaacTTGTACATTTGGAGGGAAAAGGTCAAATGTGACGACAGCCTCAGATTAAACTATAATGCGTTTAGTTGTTTCCAGTTGGGTTTAACCTACTTCCTCTCTTCATTTACACATGCAGCGTTGATCAGTTTTGACAGACTGTCCCTTTCTTGAACTGCTTCTTGCGGCTCATaagctctgcagccacagctcacATGGGGTTCGGGCCTTTGCATCCAGCAGGTGGCACTGTGGCCCTTTCACTCGCATGTACTGCAAACCAACCAGCTCAGCATTGTTGTGCTGGACATTTAATAGTCGCTGCGGAGAAGAAACATTATTAAGCCACAAAGAGCTGACAGAGACGGTCCCCCTGCACCcggcagcaggaggctgagTGCCCCCTAAATAGGTGCCTCCTGTGGTCTATTTAGTGACATGGAAATTACATTTTTTCAATTCAGCTTCTTGCCAGAAAAAACTAAGCTTCATATTGAGTCAGCGTTTCAAAAAGCGTTTTATTAAAGTGGTTAAGGGGGAAATAGCGTCAGATAAAACTCTGTTACCTCTGCTGTTGTGGCTCCTCTCCAGGGTGTTTTAGCCTGAAGATTAGTGAGGAGgtgaaaaatgtattaaaatgtcaAGTTGCAATAACTGATTGGGATCCACAATGGCTGCCGGTTATGCTGCGATTATGTGGGTTTCTTTTTCCCTTTACGTATGTATTTCAGTGAGAGAGggatatttactgtatttactgttagATGAGGTGAAGCCCTGCGTGGGCGTTGGAGCTTCACGTTATATCTTCCAAACATCAGCATTTCAATGTCACTGTGATCACCGTGAAAAGATTGAATGACGTCAGCATTATTACACAACTATTATAGTTGTGTAATATAGTTCTGTTATACTATTAACAATCATAACTGTTGCTTGCACTAAAAGGAAGTTGCTTCCTGCTGGTAAataattatctttttttttattaatgtgaacATTTTCACTACTACGTGTCAATTATAGCAGGTAAGGAATCAAGAGATTTTCACACCCAGCCCAACACATAAAAGCTTCTGTTATTATCCCTCCCTGATGATAAAAAATGATATCCAAACTATTTCGCAGTTATTTGTTATATTgaagttaattttttttcccactATAAGAATATGATTAATCAAGTGGAACAAAATGATGAATGTATTGTAATTAGCCCTACAAGTGAACAGCTTCTCATTAAAGCGGTGAGCAGAGATATTACAGATACGCTGACCTTTTGATTTAATTCCACCAGCTCAGAAAGTGGTGAAAACAAATGTTGCCCGTCATTAATTTTGTGTTGATTAATTCGCGTAGTCAGTGATTTGTTTCACGTTCTTGGCTGATTGTGTCAAATGTGTTGTGAGACAATATGACAATACAAGCTGAGCAGAGTGTCACATTTGTACTGGCTCAGTAGGAACAATGTGTGTGTTACGATGTTTGCTTTCCTTTCAAAACATTTGCAGTAGCACAGTCTTGTGTATGTGAccagttgtaaaaaaaaacataagacATAAAAATGCACATTACAGGAATTTATTTTGATGTAGCTGGTCAGAAACTGAGATGAACCCAGAGCAGAGTCTCGTCCCTCGTCTCTCGTCCTTCTCAGCCCATGATCTGGCAAAACAAGAAGAAACCAACCATCATTTCATTACCCCGGTGATGCTGCACTTGGGAAACATAAATCCGCTTCTTTTTGAATACTGACGCCGTTCATCCAGCTGATGTAGGCGGAGACGCGGGTGAAGACGGTGGGCTTCCTGTAAGCGTTGCAGCCCGAGGAGGACACGAAGCTGGTCACACCGTGGACGGCGTACTTGCCGTTGACCTGGCAGTTCAGGGGGCCGCCGGAGTCGCCCTGCGCGCAGAGGAGACACATCACAGACCTGCAGACCTGCGCAGCCGGGATTCGCCGCTCACGCCTTCGCTTTGGGACACAGTAACTTCATTTCTATGGCGAGATCTCAGAGTTGGTGCAGAACAGGAGCCTGCGGCGGTGACACTTTGTGCAGCTTAAGCACTGTCCTGGATCATTGCTACTGACTGATGCCCCTGCTGATGCAGCGGGAAACCCCTCGTGTGCCTTCCAAAACATCCTCCCTGACAGGAGGGGGGTCAGACCTCAGCTCTGTGGGAGACATTCACTCCCGCTCTGTCATGCTGGAGGGAGGCCGAGTTCTGACAAGCTCCTCGCAGTATTTCCCCTCTGTGCCTTCACCCAAACGCGCCTGTCATCCCTCCGAACTTGCTGCGAGACAGAGAATGCTGGACTGTGGTCTGTACGGGTGAATGTGAGGCTCACCTGGCAGCCAGAGTCGCTGCCGCCCCCGGCGCAGACCATGGTGTTCTTCACGGTGCTGCCCCACCATCCGGAGCTGGCGCAGGTCTGGTAGTCCACAACAGGCAGGTAGGCCTGCTTGAGCTGAGCGGAGAGCTGACCCCCGGCTGCAGGCGGAGGGAGACAAGTGCTACTCACGCGGCGCTTCGTTCTAATTACTAATAAGCCCCGGAGCGAAGAGTGGCTCAGGTGTGTGAATGCAGCGTACTCTGGGTGCGTCCCCATCCGGTGATGTAGCAGGGGTTGTTGTTGGGCAGGATCTGGTTGGCAGGAGGGAGGGTGGCGAGCTGGACGTAGGTGTTGAGCGTAGCGTCAGAGGTCAGACGCAGCAGAGCGATGTCATATCTGAGGGGCAGCACAGGGCGGTTATGAAAACGCTTGTGACACTGGAACTCAATAAGGCACAAAATAAACATGCAGAAAATAACAGTTTCACATTATTCAGCTTTTATATCAATGGAGTTCCAAAGCCCCCCGTTAATAATGAATCTGCTCCATGCTCATGCAACGTGTAGTGTTTTGGATCCAGAACCGGGTCATCGGTGCCCAGTGGCCACTGACCCTGCAGCCACGTTGTTGCTGTTCCAGTTGGGGTGGACGTAGACGCGGCTCACGGTCATGTACTGCTCCCTGCCCTCCTGGGTGTTGATGTTGTGATCCCCGAGAACAACACGCCAGGTCATGGATCTGTGGACGCACAAGTGTGTCTTCACTCATACTGCTCTTACAGCTCACAGTGGATCCTCCTGATCTGTAGCAGCTGAACTGATCCGCTTTGATTCTCTTCCGAACggacacaaacagctgacagAGATCTGTTCTTTATTGGATGCAGCTCCCACCTGTCCACACAGTGAGCGGCAGTCATGACCCATCCCCTCCTGATCAGGGTTCCTCCACACGTGTGGTAGTAGCTGCCACCAGACAGGTACTGAAGGGAGATCTGCGCGAGAGGCAACAGAGACCGTGACACTACGGAGCTCACTTTGGTGCATTGAAAGCATTCCTGGCACCAATCCAGCTCAATCAGGCAGCCTACCTTGTGAAAAGTGATAATAAATCactgagaataaaaaaagtctCTACCCttcctgcagacagagacaTTCTAATATAAAGCAGCCAGTCACATTCAGACTCAAATCCACTGCTTTGAGGTTTaactgtgatggaaggagccTGGAAGGGCCTTCAGCGTGGACTAGAATACATTAGTGTGCAGCAGAGCTCCATCAGTGTGCTGTTGTGCGCGGAGGCTCAGCACACACATGAACTGCGGTGAAGTCCACTGAAGGGCACCGTACTGTACCTGCCAGGGCCAGGAGTTGGGTCTGGCCACCTCCCCCCCCACAACgcgctcctccgcctccaggTAGCGGGGCTGGGGCTGCAGCTCGGCCAGCGCTGAAAAGCAAACGCAGGCGTGACAGTCAGAGGTCCTGCAGCGAAGCGTTGCCAGAGCAAGTCCTGCACTTCTTACCGAGGGCTGCGAGACAGGTCAACACGAGACACCGGAGCATATCTGCAGTCTGCTGAAACTTTCTGCACTGAAGTGGGCCGTGGGCTGCCGTTTTATACCCTCAGGGGGCCACTGTTGAGAAACACGGCGTTCGGTGCCAGCTCCTGTCCACCTGTGTCGGTCTCACAGTTATCACTGCcgtgagctttttttttttctgattgaaGAGCTgactcagctccagctctaCATCCATATTTCTCACTCCAACAGACTCAATCTCACAGAGTGTGAAAAAGCGAGCAGCTGATTTGAAATCAATGTAGTAGATATTTTGCACGTTATCTGTTTTTATAAGTTTAATGTTTCACCATCATCCTATTTGACCCTCATTAAATCAAATCAGTCTTTGGCCACATATCGTAGATACCAGCGTGTAAAATGGCCTTTAGGGCCCCTCAACAACTATACTTAGCTTTATGACAGTATCTGTGTGGCTGTAATACAGAGAAGCATAAATACTGTAGGAGAAAGTGTGACAGACTGGCGTTTTTTTAGGTAATGCTTTCCATTTGTTGGCTGATCTTAAAGATGAGGACTTGTGCTGTGCTTGTGGGTCTTAAACACTTCACTTTATGACTTCATAGTCAGACGTTATCTTGGCAGGATTTTAACTCTGTCAATTGTGTCAAGACTTGTTAACACCTAACTACTGTATTTTACTAAGGCGAGAAACTGTTATTTTTTATCATGTACTGATAACTGAAAAACATGTATACATAATAAAAAGCAGATTTATCACAGGTTCATTAATTATGTATATTATTACTAAATACTAAAAGCATTTTTACTTTCAGTGCCAATATTTGTATGTACATAATGTACATCAAATGTGCAAATTATTACACAAAATGAAACAACTGCAACAAAACAATTTTACTATAGATTCaggctgtttttgtttacatgatcacaccagcagcaccggtGTGTTTTCCAATACTGGCAGAATGTACAGTGCTGTGCAGTGTTCTGAGTGCGCCCTGCAGCATTTTACTTCTAAAATGTCACAGacccaccagaaccagaatgtTTATAAAGCGCCAATCGGGCCATTTTTGCCTGACCGGACTGTGATGAGTGCAGAAACAGAAGTGGAAAAGCCAGACGAGGACAGCATGAATGTCAGCATTTACCCACAACTGCTGGCtcattcagcagcaggacaagTTTGAATTATGTCCAATAAAATACACTGCGTCCTGGCACCAAGCCAGTTTGGGAGTGAGTTTGCTGATGTTCACGTAttgatttaaaattaaaatgtttacctGATAAGGAGAAGCCTCGTCAGCTGTTTATTAGTAACGGGACATTAAgatgatgaaatgaatgaaaatgtaaGACATCAGCTGGTTATGACAAAATCATCGCACACAGATGGTGATTCGGAGAAATTTTATTGGCAACCGCTTATTCATAGCAGAATAATTAGAAAATGAGTCATTTCTGTAGCACAGGGAGCTTCAAGGATTGCTCATGACCTAAAGGAAGAGCAGAGACGTGCATTACTCATCATGTgataatataaaacatattaTTGAAACTGTCCTCGTGCTGTTTCCTTGCACTGACTGTGTTGATCCACGTGATGTAGGCGGAGACGCGGGTGAAGACTGTGGGCTTCTGGGGAGCGTTGCAGCCCATGCCCGACACAAAGCTGGCGACGCCGTGCACGTACCAGACGTTATTCACTTTACAGCTCAGAGGACCCCCAAAGTCCCCCTGGGGGCAAACACGACCTTCGTtcagacagacaacaacaacGTCCCTGGGATCTCGCGCCGTCGCGTTCTCACGTCGCATCCGGACGCCGCGCCCCCTCCGGCGCAGATCATGGTGGTCTTGACGGTGCTGCCCCACCAGCCCGAGCTGGTGCAGGTCTGGTGGTCGACCACGGGGAGGTGGGCCTGCCTCATCCTGGACACCCCGCCGCCACCGGCTGCAggttcacacattcacagtgaGGCCGCGGCGAACGGCAACGTGGCCCCGAGGCGGCGCGGCCCACTCACTGGAGGTGCTCCCGTATCCGGTGATGTAGCAGGGGCTGCCGTGGGGCAGGACCTCGCCGAacggcggcagcggcgccggcttCACGTACGCGGTCACGCTCGCCTCGGAAGACAGGCGCAACAAGGCGATGTCGAAGCTAGAAATGAGGTCTGTttgaaacttaaaaaaaaggCTTCGAGTGCACCAATATGGATAGGGTAAATATATGATGGACAGATTACCACAAGTCTACCAGATAGAATAGCATGAGATCAACAGATACAGAAACACACCCAGAGGAGATGCTGTTAAAGTTCCATTCAGGGTGGACGTAAAACTTGGCCACATTCCTGTACTGCTCCGTGCCGTGTCCCGAGTGCAGAATTAGATCCCCGAGGACCACGCGGAAGGAGCTGTGACTGTGGAGCAGCTTGAATTATTGGTTAGTTGGACAGAAGGAGTCAAGGCCGCATTTGGCTTCATGCTGCTTTCAGTGGAACCTTTAGAATCATTTTTAGCAcagtgctgtactgtacctgtacacACACCGAGCTGCAGTCATCACCCAACCTTTGCTGATCAGGGTTCCTCCACAGAAATGCTGAAAGGACCCGTCTTTGTTGTACTGGAGCGACACCTGGAACAGAGTCACAAAACATCAGAAGGAATCTGTGTTCTAGgttctttctttatttaatgCTTGAGTTGAAGCAACTTAAAGTAGGTGTTGACAGTTCCACTATTTGGCCACTAGAGGCGTGTTTATCAGAAGAGTTTGGGGGCTTTTTATCGTTCCCATTTACACCCCATTGACCTAAACGCCGTGTGTTGCCACGTGTTCCCGTGTTGTTCTGTACCTGCCAAGGCCACGAGGTGTGAGACGCCACCTCGTCGCCTCCCACCACtcttccagcagcagcgcggAGCTCCGTGTAGCTGCTCTGAGGCTCCAGCTGCGCCGGCGCTGAGACGCAGGGGGACGCTGATCAAAACACCCCTCCACATGTTTTCATCTGCCGTTAATTGCACCTATTTTTATGGGAGGAGGAGCCCTGGTTCCTACCCGTCGCTGTGAGGGcggtgagcagcaccagcaccaacatgTCTGCAGCGGCGTTACATTTGTAGACGGAGCCCTCGTTTTATACCCGGCGCCGACCTTGGTGTCGGCCGGACCGCCTGCTGAGCTCAGCGCTGCTCACACGCACCTGTTGGCATTCACACGCTATCACACGCTATGATAGCGTGTGATAGCGTGTGAAACATGCTGCTACATGACGCTGCACATACGACACATGAAGTGTTCATTGTGTACATTCAGATTTGAAGTGTAAAACACATCATCCTCATCTTGACCTCTTGCTTATTGCTGGGTTTATATTAGGATTTAGAGAGGATTTCACACAAATATTTGGCTTTGAAATATTTTAGattataaattatattattaatattttagatttattatctgacatactgtagtatACAGTAATAACACAATACAACAGTTTTTCCTCATCTTTTATACGTATGTATGTGATCATGAGCCAATAAAACCAGCaccatgtttaaaataaatcaaagacTGTGTAATGAACCCACGCAGCCAGAGGACACAGCGTGGATGCAGGCAGTCGCTGTGTTACCTGTGCACGCAGTGTGCGGCAGTCATAACCCAGCGTGTGTTATCCAGGGATCCTGCACATGTGTAGCAGTAGCCTTGTACTTGACTACCTgccaggaggagctgggagcAGCGACCTCTCCACCCACAACCCTTTGTGAGCTGTCCTCCAGGAGCCTCAGCCGAGGATCAGCCAGCACGGGTTAAAAACATGTAAAGCAGGAGGCGGTTAAAGCTTCAAAGATGATTTTATTTCTATGTCACGGAAAGAAAACTGAAATTCAGGCAGAGAGTGTTGGATCAGATTATGTGGAGCTCCTGTTGACTAAACCAAAAACGACTGACTCAGAGGGTGAGTGGCTGACGGACGGCTGAGAGTCAGAGAGTGAATGAGACAGAAGGAGATAAATAATGAATGGATGTCATACAGCGCTGTGTGCTGTCACTTTCTTACCCACCAGAAACTTGAGCACGTCTGCAGAGCACCAGCATCTCGCCGAGCTGGCGTTTCTGTGTGGATTTGAGTGTTGGGTGCTTTATAAAAGCCAACGGCTCCAAACGCGGGTTCCAGGGAGAACAGAATAGTAAACAGGCAAGAGGTCGGTCACAGGGGAAGTGACGAAGGCGCAGGAAGCAACACGGACAATCTGGCAGCTCAGGACTGAACCTGGCAGCTTTTAGTGGAAGAGGTAAAGCAGGTGAAGCTAATGAGCAGTAATCAGAGGTCGTCATGTCGGCGCTGCAGGAATAAACCAGGAGGAGGATTCAGAGTAATGATCAGGGACACCACGTGTGGGTGGTTCACATATATTCTCAGTCAGAGCAGTGCTGACCTCCAGCGCAGGGTTCTAGTGCAGCGCTATATGAGTTAAAGCTTTAATCTGCCCATACATACGCATGAGCTTGTTCTGCCTCGGAGCAGTTCAACTTTAAATTAGAACTGACACCAATGaccttttaaaacaaacaaacacgctgaTGTCTGCTCGTTTCATTTTCCATCTCATTcagctttttgtctgtctgtaatAACAAATATTTCAATTAAATAAGAAATATGTTGAAAGAACCAACTCTCAAACATTATTTTAACTTCATTGTCTAAGTTAAAACATTTTAGTCGTGTTTTGCATTCAGCGTttattatttcttcttcttctttaaacCCTCAGCCGTCATTGTCTCAGTCATCTCAAACTCCAAAGCTGCACTGGTACCTGCCGACGCCACtcttccagcagcagcgcggAGCTCCGTGTAGCTGCTCTGAGGCTCCGGCTGCGCCGGCGCTGAGACGCAGGGGGACGCTGATCAAAACACCCCTCCACATGTTTTCATCTGCCGTTAATTGCACCTATTTTTATGGGAGGAGGAGCCCTGGTTCCTACCCGTCGCTGTGAGGGcggtgagcagcaccagcaccaacatgTCTGCAGCGGCGTTACATTTGTAGACGGAGCTCTCGTTTTATACCCGGCGCCGACCTTGGTGTCGGCCGGACCGCCTGCTGAGCTCAGCGCTGCTCACACGCACCTGTTGGCATTCACACGCTATCACACGCTGTGATAGCATGTCAAACCTGCTGCTATGGGACATTATGCACTGATAATAAATAGTTTGTAATGTACGATATCATGTCTTCCTCAGA contains:
- the LOC114856315 gene encoding elastase-1-like, which encodes MLRCLVLTCLAALALAELQPQPRYLEAEERVVGGEVARPNSWPWQISLQYLSGGSYYHTCGGTLIRRGWVMTAAHCVDRSMTWRVVLGDHNINTQEGREQYMTVSRVYVHPNWNSNNVAAGYDIALLRLTSDATLNTYVQLATLPPANQILPNNNPCYITGWGRTQTGGQLSAQLKQAYLPVVDYQTCASSGWWGSTVKNTMVCAGGGSDSGCQGDSGGPLNCQVNGKYAVHGVTSFVSSSGCNAYRKPTVFTRVSAYISWMNGIMG
- the LOC114855614 gene encoding elastase-1-like isoform X1; translation: MWRGVLISVPLRLSAGAAGASEQLHGAPRCCWKSGGRRRGGVSHLVALAGVAPVQQRRVLSAFLWRNPDQQRLGDDCSSVCVQLLHSHSSFRVVLGDLILHSGHGTEQYRNVAKFYVHPEWNFNSISSGFDIALLRLSSEASVTAYVKPAPLPPFGEVLPHGSPCYITGYGSTSTGGGGVSRMRQAHLPVVDHQTCTSSGWWGSTVKTTMICAGGGAASGCDGDFGGPLSCKVNNVWYVHGVASFVSGMGCNAPQKPTVFTRVSAYITWINTVMSNP
- the LOC114855614 gene encoding elastase-1-like isoform X2 → MLVLVLLTALTATAPAQLEPQSSYTELRAAAGRVVGGDEVASHTSWPWQVSLQYNKDGSFQHFCGGTLISKGWVMTAARCVYSHSSFRVVLGDLILHSGHGTEQYRNVAKFYVHPEWNFNSISSGFDIALLRLSSEASVTAYVKPAPLPPFGEVLPHGSPCYITGYGSTSTGGGGVSRMRQAHLPVVDHQTCTSSGWWGSTVKTTMICAGGGAASGCDGDFGGPLSCKVNNVWYVHGVASFVSGMGCNAPQKPTVFTRVSAYITWINTVMSNP